A stretch of DNA from Pseudomonas sp. HN11:
TCCGCCAATCTGCGGGTGCAAGGCGGTGCTGTAAGGCTGGCCGGCCGGGATCTATTGTCGCTGGATGACGCCGGCATGCGTGCCGTGCGCGGCGGTCAGTTGGGCATGATTTTCCAGAACCCCAGCAGCCACCTCGACCCGTTGATGCGCATCGGTGAGCAAATTGCCGAGGGCATTCGCCTGCATCAAGGCGCTTCGAAAAAAGACGCGCGACGGCAAGCCATCGACGTGTTGCGCCAAGTGGGCATCCCCGATCCTCAGACGCGGGTCGACAACTACCCCCATGAGTTTTCCGGCGGCATGCGCCAACGCGCGATGATCGCAGTCGCCCTGGGCTGCAACCCGAAAGTGCTGATCGCCGACGAACCGACCACCGCCCTGGATGTGACAGTGCAGGCGCAAATCCTGCGGCTGTTGCTGGAGCTGCGCGACCAGCGCGGTCTGTCGATCATCATGATTACCCACGACCTCGGCGTGGTCGCGCAGACCTGCGACGCCATTGCCGTGATGTACGCCGGGCGCCTGTGCGAGCACGGCAGCAAATACGAGCTGCTGGCCCATCCGCAACATCCTTACACCGCAGGCTTGATCGACTGCCAACCCGCCCACAGCAGTGGCCACGCCTTGCTGCGCACGATTCCTGGACAGCCCCCTTTGCTGGACGCATTGCCCGCTGGCTGCCGCTTCAATCCGCGTTGCCCGCAGGTCGGCGCGTTGTGCACCGAGGTGCTGCCGGAAGGCGCGCGAGTGGCCTGTCATTATCCGTTGGGAGCGCAACCATGAGCCTGTTGCAGATCAAGGACCTTGAGGTGAAGTTTGCCGCGTCGGGCAGTGGCTTGTTGGGATTGAACAAGCAATGGGTGAGGGCGGTGAACGGTGTGTCGCTAGACCTGGCGGCAGGCGAAACCCTGGGGTTGGTCGGCGAGTCCGGCAGCGGTAAAAGCACCCTGGGTCGGGCTATTTTGCACCTCAACCCGATCAGCGCCGGGCAGGTATTGTTTGATGGCATCGACATGGCCCACGGCAGCGCCATCGACATCACTCGCCTGCGCCATGAAACCGCAATGATCTTCCAGGACCCGTATGCCGCGCTGAACCCACGCCATACCATCGGCGAAATAATTGCCGAAGTGTTGCGCGTGCAGCGCAAGGTTGCGCCGGAGCGGGTTCCGGCTCGCGTGAATGAGCTGCTGGACCTGGTCGGCCTGCGCCCCGAGTTGGCCAGCCGCAAACCCGGCTCCCTCAGCGGCGGCCAATCCCAGCGCGTCGGCATCGCCCGGGCGCTGGCGGTGGAGCCGCGCCTGATCATCGCCGACGAATGCGTGGCGGCGCTGGATGTGTCGATCCAGGGCCAGATCATCAATCTGTTGCTGGAGCTGCAACAACGCATGAACCTGGCGATCCTGTTCATCGCCCATGACCTGGCCATCGTGCGCCGACTGTGTGACCGCGTGGCGGTGATGTATTTGGGCAAGATCGTCGAGGAAGGGCCGGTGGAGGCGATCTTCACGGCGCCACGCCATCCGTACACGGCGGCGTTGATTCAGGCGATTCCCGAGATCGATCCCCATCGGCCATTGTCTACCGAACCCTTGCCGGGTGAACCACCGAGTCCACTGAATTTGCCTACAGGCTGTGCCTTTCACCCGCGTTGCCGACATGCTCGAGCCATGTGTTCCGTGGTATTGCCGCCGACGCATTTCCTGCACGAGCATCGGTACAGTTGCGTGCTTGAAGAACCTTTGCTTTGACCTTCCCCTGCCATTCATGAACAAGGAGTTATGACATGCAATCGCGCCACTTGAAGTTGCTCGCCGCCGCTACATTGACCGCATGGTCCCTCACCGCCGGGCTGGCGCACGCCGCCGGTGTGCTGACCATCGGCTGCCGTGAAGACAGCACCACGTTCGACCCGATCAAAAGCGCACAAAACCGCGACACCTGGGTTTTCGCCAACGTCTACGACACCCTGGTGCGCGTCGACAACCTGGGCACCAAGATGGAACCGGGCCTGGCCGAAAGCTGGGACATCTCCAAGGACGGCCTGACCTACACCTTCAAACTGCGTGATGCGAAGTTCTCTGACGGCTCGGCGATCACCGCTGACGACGCGGCGTTCAGTCTGTTGCGCATTCGCGACAACAAGGCCTCGCTGTGGGCTGATCCGTTCAACTTGATCGACACGGCCAAGGCGTCAGACCCGAAAACCCTGGTGGTCACGTTGAAGACTCCGGCTGTGGCCTTTCTCTCGCAATTGGCGTCGCCGACGGTGTCGATCCTGTCGGAAAAAGCCATGACCAAAATGGGCGAAGACGCCTACTCGGAAAACCCGGTGACCTCCGGCGCGTTTACCGTGGATGAGTGGCGCAAGGGTGATCGGGTGATCCTCAAGAAAAACCCGAACTTCTGGCAGGCCAAGAACGTAAGCCTGGATGGTGTGGAGTGGGTCTCGGTGACCGACGACAACACCCGCATGCGCATGGTGCAGAACAATGAGCTGGACACGGCGATCTTCGTACCGTTCTCGCGGGTTGAAGAGCTGAAGAAAGACAAGAACGTGGTGATTCACGCCGACCCCTCCACCCGTGAAGATCACCTGCTGATCAACCACGAGCATGGCCTCCTGGCCAAGCCGGAAGTACGTCAGGCGCTGGACATGGCCATCGATAAACAGTCGCTGGTGAAGACCGCCACTTACG
This window harbors:
- a CDS encoding ABC transporter ATP-binding protein, which encodes MSLLQIKDLEVKFAASGSGLLGLNKQWVRAVNGVSLDLAAGETLGLVGESGSGKSTLGRAILHLNPISAGQVLFDGIDMAHGSAIDITRLRHETAMIFQDPYAALNPRHTIGEIIAEVLRVQRKVAPERVPARVNELLDLVGLRPELASRKPGSLSGGQSQRVGIARALAVEPRLIIADECVAALDVSIQGQIINLLLELQQRMNLAILFIAHDLAIVRRLCDRVAVMYLGKIVEEGPVEAIFTAPRHPYTAALIQAIPEIDPHRPLSTEPLPGEPPSPLNLPTGCAFHPRCRHARAMCSVVLPPTHFLHEHRYSCVLEEPLL
- a CDS encoding ABC transporter ATP-binding protein translates to MSLLQVRDLSVIANNAGRDVTLVDRVSFDLAEGEILGLVGESGSGKTMACRGLMRLLPSANLRVQGGAVRLAGRDLLSLDDAGMRAVRGGQLGMIFQNPSSHLDPLMRIGEQIAEGIRLHQGASKKDARRQAIDVLRQVGIPDPQTRVDNYPHEFSGGMRQRAMIAVALGCNPKVLIADEPTTALDVTVQAQILRLLLELRDQRGLSIIMITHDLGVVAQTCDAIAVMYAGRLCEHGSKYELLAHPQHPYTAGLIDCQPAHSSGHALLRTIPGQPPLLDALPAGCRFNPRCPQVGALCTEVLPEGARVACHYPLGAQP
- a CDS encoding ABC transporter substrate-binding protein; protein product: MQSRHLKLLAAATLTAWSLTAGLAHAAGVLTIGCREDSTTFDPIKSAQNRDTWVFANVYDTLVRVDNLGTKMEPGLAESWDISKDGLTYTFKLRDAKFSDGSAITADDAAFSLLRIRDNKASLWADPFNLIDTAKASDPKTLVVTLKTPAVAFLSQLASPTVSILSEKAMTKMGEDAYSENPVTSGAFTVDEWRKGDRVILKKNPNFWQAKNVSLDGVEWVSVTDDNTRMRMVQNNELDTAIFVPFSRVEELKKDKNVVIHADPSTREDHLLINHEHGLLAKPEVRQALDMAIDKQSLVKTATYGQGTVAYSYIPKGSLYHYANNLQRPYDPTAAKKLLEQAGAKDLKLNYVVNAGNEADEQIAVIIKDQLAKVGVTANLQKVDPTQSWQMLVDGEYDISVMYWTNDILDPDQKTTFVLGHDTNQNYMTRYKNDKVKALVAQARIEADPVKREQMYVELQKLAKQDVNWIDLYYSPYINISRKNVSNFLQNPLGRFTLEDVVKN